The genome window GAATCACCATCTTGCACTTTATACTCAGCTGCAAAAGCTTGAGTTGAACCAGATCCTGCAATAATTAAACCTGCCGCAATGGCTACTACTGTCTTTTTCATGTAATTATTTTCCCTCCTTGATAACTTTCGAGAATAATCGTACCATACGAAACTATCAGCTTGGTTACTAAAAAATTAAGCATGTATGACACACTTTCAAATAGTATCCGTTTTCCTGCAATATTTGTAAATTGCCTTTATTGTCTGATTTCTATAACTACTGTTCGTATTTTTTGTGAAAATCAATCTAGCATAACTCGCCGTAAAGGTTTAGCCAATTAATAAAAGCGTTCTTGATTGTTCACTTAATGAATTAAATGTGCAAAGTAACTGAAATTGGAAAATTTTTCCATTACAAACAGAACTGATAATTTATTGATTTTGTTGTTTTTTAAGGCGAGATTTTTAAAATTCATTATGAAATATGGCTCTTTATAACAAAGTATTACATCATTCATCCTCTTCCTGAGGTATATTAACTACTCTTTCATCTTTATTTCGACTTGATAAATACCGAATCTGATGAACTAAAACTTCCGTAATATAAATTTTCTGTTCTTCTTTATTTAAATAATTACGAGATTGTAGTTCACCAACTACTCCTACTAATTGTCCTTTAGTACAGAACTCTGCAGTGGCTTCTGCTCTTTTACCCCAAATAACACATTGAATAAAGTCAGCATCATTATCAACTCTTTTATTTTTACCAAACCGATTTAAAGCCAGGGTTAAATTCAAAACAGCCCTGTCTTCCGTGGTCCATTTCAATTCTGGTTCCTTAGTTAATCTGCCTACTAAAGTTACTTGATTAATCATATAATCGCCTCTTTCTTTTGGTGTAAAGCGATTGTATTAGATAAAAAGTTTATTGTAAAATAGCTAAAACTGTATTTTCACTAGGCCGAAACCTTCCAAAATGTTATTTTCTCATAAGAGAAAAATATCATTTTATGTATGTAATTACATCCAAAGCATCATTTTAGTACTTTGAAAAATTTTTAAACCAATGTTATTCTGAGAACATGAAAAAAGCACTAAAACCCATTTGGGCTTCAGTGCCAATCTTTTTATTTAGGTAGATCTGATAAAGCAAACATAATTTCAGCTTCACAAACCAAATCGCCTTCTACTGTTGCTTTGACTTTCGCTTTTGCAATCGCGCCCCTCATCCGAGTTATTTCAGCCTCAAGCAAAAGTTGGTCCCCTGGAACAACTTGACGTTTAAATCGGCAGCCATCAATTCCAGCAAATAAACCAATTTTACCTTTATTCGCTTCACTCTGCATCATTGCAATTCCACTTGTTTGCGCCAGAGCTTCCACTATTAATACTCCTGGCATTACAGGATACTCAGGAAAGTGCCCGTTAAAAAATTCTTCATTGGCTGTTACATTCTTAATAGCGGTAACTTTTTTGCCTTCTTCAACAGAAATAACTCTATCTACTAACAAAAATGGATAACGATGAGGCAAAATCTCTTTGATTTTCTTAATATCTAACATGTACATCCCCCAAATTCAAATTTAGAATCTATTACGCTTTTTATTTGTAAGTGAGTCAAGTAAAATGCCGGTACCAAGTGCTACAACATCTAAAGGATTCTCTGTAATTAAAACTGGAACCTTCAGCTGTTCAGACATTAATTCATCTAAACCATGTAATAAAGATCCACCGCCAGTCATGATGATTCCTCTATCAATAATATCCGCTGAAAGCTCTGGAGGTGTTTGTTCCAACACCTGTTTAGCAGCTAGTACCATTAGGTGTAATGAATCGTGAATCGCTTCCTCTACTTCGGAACTTGTAATAGAAATTGTTTTCGGTAAGCCACTCACTAAATCTCTACCACGAATTTCCATTTTCTCTTCTTTGGCTCCTTGACATGCAGTACCGATTGTTACTTTAATATTTTCAGCCGTTCTTTCACCAATAAGTAAGTTATATTTACGTTTAACATAATTTAAAATATCTGCGTCCCATTTGTTACCAGCGACTTTTACTGATTGACTAGTTACAATATCACCCATAGACAATACAGCAACATCTGCAGTACCTCCACCAATATCAATAATCATATTACCGGAAGGCTCAAAAATCTCCATACCCGCACCAATAGCAGCAACTTTAGGTTCTTCTTCTAAGAATACTTGTTTCCCACCACTTTTTTCAGCAACTTCACGAATTGCTTTTTGTTCGACAGAAGTTATATTTGTTGGACAACAAATTAAAATACGTGGCCGTGAAAAAAAAGTTTTTAAATTTAACTTTTGTATGAAGAAACGTAACATTTCTTGAACAATATCAAAGTCAGCAATAACCCCATCTTTCATAGGTTTAATTGCCGTAATGTCTCCTGGAGTTCTACCGACCATATCTCTTGCTTCAGTCCCAACGGCTAAAACTTGTCCCGTCTTATTGTTAATAGCGACAACTGCAGGTTCATTAACGACGATTCCTCTTCCTTTAACATGAATTAATACATTGGCTGTACCTAAATCGATACCAACATCTTTTGCCATTTACATTTTAACTCCTTTCGTGGTGTACACCTAATTTTACATCTCATTCTGAATTATAGCATAATTTATGTGCGGCTGAAATGTATATTTTATAGCAATGCGGAATTTTTCATGACAAATAAAAAAACCGCATCAAAAAGATACGGTTTTCAACATTTGAATTTAGAATAAAGACGCTAAGTTTGTTACATCGACTTTGGAATCATCTACACGTTCCACATCAGCACCAAGCGCTTGTAGTTTTCCGTGGAAATTATTATAGCCTCGATCAAGGTATTTCAACTCAGTTACTTGTGTATAGCCATCTGCAACCAAACCAGCAAGAATAAGCGCTGCTGCTGCACGTAAATCTGTCGCTGCAACTTCTGCTCCTTGTAACTTAGCTGGACCAGAAATAATAACAGAATGTCCTTCAATTTTCATATCAGCATTCATTCTGCGCATTTCTTCTACATGCATAAAACGATTCTCAAAAACAGTTTCAGTCATGATGCTTGTGCCTTCACTCAGCATTTGAATAACCATCATTTGCGATTGCATATCTGTTGGGAAACCTGGATGCGGCATCGTTTTAACATCTACAGCTTTTAATTTATCAGGGCCAATTACACGAATCCCGTTCTCTTCTTCAATGATTTGAACGCCCATTTCTTCAAGTTTAGCAATTAACGAACTAATATGTTCAGGAACTGCATCTTCAATTAAAACATTTCCACCAGTAATCGCCGCAGCAATCATAAATGTTCCTGCTTCAATACGGTCTGGAATAATAGAATGTTCAGTCGCAGTTAATTCCTTAACTCCTTCAATTCTAATTACTTCTGTTCCTGCACCGATAACTCTAGCACCCATTTGGTTAAGGAAGTTTGCCAAGTCAACAATTTCAGGTTCACGAGCAACGTTTTCAATGACTGTTGTACCTTCTGCAAGAGTCGCAGCCATCATAATATTTTGCGTCGCTCCAACACTCGGGAAATCTAAGTATACTTTAGCACCTACTAATTTTTCAGCAGTTGCTTCAATATAACCATTTTCAATTTTCACGACTGCGCCCATTGCTTCAAAGCCTTTTAAATGTAAATCAACAGGTCTAGAACCAATTGCACATCCACCAGGTAAAGCTACACGCGCTGAACCAGTACGTGCCAAAAGTGGTCCCATTACAACAATGGAAGCACGCATTTTACGAACGTACTCAAAAGGTGCATCAGAAGTAATTTCTCCTGTCGCATCAACTGTTACTTCATCATTTACAAAAGAAACATCTGCATTTAGATATTTAAGAACCTCATTGATTGTGAATACATCAGACAAGTTTGGGACATTTTTTAATACGCTAGTACCTTTACTCGCAAGTAATGTAGCAGCTATTACCGGTAATACAGCATTTTTGGCACCTTCCATTTTCACAGAACCATTTAACTGTTTTCCACCGCGTACAATAATTTTTTCCAAAAAGAACCCCTCCGCGTTACTAATAACTAAATCATTTATCGAATTTTATTAATCAAAATTTGAATTTAAAACATATCTAAGTAATTTTACCACTTATCACCCTAAAATATCAACTGATTTTAACGTAATATTAAAGTTGTTATAAGCTTCTATTAATTTTTGACTACTATAGTACCTTTTTCTAACTAAAAAAATTAATTAACTGTTTGGAAGCTGTCAAATAATCCAAGAAAAAATTGCTTAATGTATAACCTAACACAATCGAAATAATCACAAATAATAATCTAGCTTGTGTTACATGATTTTTCTTGATGAATTTTTCATAATTAATAGCTTGAAGTGCCCAAAAAGTAATTACAATAAATAGTAAATGTGAAATGATGATGACATATGGTGATTCCATAATAATATTATACATGCGTTCTCTCCTCATATTTCGCTACTACCCATTTTAACAAATACCTCTAGAAAAAAACAGTTAATACACTTATGCGTATATAAAAAAACTTCCCGGCACTGTGGCCAGGAAGTAATATGATTATTAATTGTGTTCTTTTGCATGAATTCTGTTGATGGCTCTTTGTAGTGCCAGTTGAGCCATTACTTCGTCCACTTTTTGTTCTTTTGCTCGGCTAAGTTCTTCTTCTGCACGTTGTTTTGCTTTTTCAGCGCGATCAATATCAATATCTTGTTCACGTTCAGCAGTATCCGCGAGAATATTAACTTCTTCACCGTTTACTTCCATAAAGCCACCATTGACAGCGACCCATTCCTCACCAG of Listeria monocytogenes contains these proteins:
- a CDS encoding single-stranded DNA-binding protein → MINQVTLVGRLTKEPELKWTTEDRAVLNLTLALNRFGKNKRVDNDADFIQCVIWGKRAEATAEFCTKGQLVGVVGELQSRNYLNKEEQKIYITEVLVHQIRYLSSRNKDERVVNIPQEEDE
- the fabZ gene encoding 3-hydroxyacyl-ACP dehydratase FabZ, producing MLDIKKIKEILPHRYPFLLVDRVISVEEGKKVTAIKNVTANEEFFNGHFPEYPVMPGVLIVEALAQTSGIAMMQSEANKGKIGLFAGIDGCRFKRQVVPGDQLLLEAEITRMRGAIAKAKVKATVEGDLVCEAEIMFALSDLPK
- the mreB gene encoding rod shape-determining protein MreB, which codes for MAKDVGIDLGTANVLIHVKGRGIVVNEPAVVAINNKTGQVLAVGTEARDMVGRTPGDITAIKPMKDGVIADFDIVQEMLRFFIQKLNLKTFFSRPRILICCPTNITSVEQKAIREVAEKSGGKQVFLEEEPKVAAIGAGMEIFEPSGNMIIDIGGGTADVAVLSMGDIVTSQSVKVAGNKWDADILNYVKRKYNLLIGERTAENIKVTIGTACQGAKEEKMEIRGRDLVSGLPKTISITSSEVEEAIHDSLHLMVLAAKQVLEQTPPELSADIIDRGIIMTGGGSLLHGLDELMSEQLKVPVLITENPLDVVALGTGILLDSLTNKKRNRF
- the murA gene encoding UDP-N-acetylglucosamine 1-carboxyvinyltransferase, producing MEKIIVRGGKQLNGSVKMEGAKNAVLPVIAATLLASKGTSVLKNVPNLSDVFTINEVLKYLNADVSFVNDEVTVDATGEITSDAPFEYVRKMRASIVVMGPLLARTGSARVALPGGCAIGSRPVDLHLKGFEAMGAVVKIENGYIEATAEKLVGAKVYLDFPSVGATQNIMMAATLAEGTTVIENVAREPEIVDLANFLNQMGARVIGAGTEVIRIEGVKELTATEHSIIPDRIEAGTFMIAAAITGGNVLIEDAVPEHISSLIAKLEEMGVQIIEEENGIRVIGPDKLKAVDVKTMPHPGFPTDMQSQMMVIQMLSEGTSIMTETVFENRFMHVEEMRRMNADMKIEGHSVIISGPAKLQGAEVAATDLRAAAALILAGLVADGYTQVTELKYLDRGYNNFHGKLQALGADVERVDDSKVDVTNLASLF
- a CDS encoding DUF1146 family protein — its product is MYNIIMESPYVIIISHLLFIVITFWALQAINYEKFIKKNHVTQARLLFVIISIVLGYTLSNFFLDYLTASKQLINFFS
- a CDS encoding F0F1 ATP synthase subunit epsilon, whose translation is MGSLNVSIVTPDGPVYEGVAQMVIARTKAGELGILPGHVPLVAPLKIDIVRLKVESGEEWVAVNGGFMEVNGEEVNILADTAEREQDIDIDRAEKAKQRAEEELSRAKEQKVDEVMAQLALQRAINRIHAKEHN